One part of the Anopheles merus strain MAF chromosome 3L, AmerM5.1, whole genome shotgun sequence genome encodes these proteins:
- the LOC121598230 gene encoding probable serine/threonine-protein kinase DDB_G0278665: protein MIRDPGGTSPNENQDSPPSPKYDRILGRPPPPDDMEIPLDMTVRRKDSSDGQGSPTGADQSRDEPINLNVRPSVITKAPPPPIKKRISHIHTNGEIVLKSSVRTTTATTVESAPIVNVSSTYCDVSIEEHFRRSLGPTYSSIYGDKHQQQQQQQPSSLNVLNNNISTGGAGPPSFVPDSPVHHVPPQKVHPLPLPLLLQKHSMETGDSLPLTVTGPPGGGGGMRNHSSSSISSSSSVSSNSSISSSLSNTSGISSGGSSSNNNNNNNNNNNNNANHISIRPPLGAGIRVVAPETIELKLSSDPALPVPLVPATVMPPSPGAPSSAASVAAISLTSPKHLHQQQPPPAISPASLTTTMSLSSSSPASSLASSPAPFHATLQQQQQQQHQQKRPDSGEEVDDHFAKALGETWKKIQESNMNL, encoded by the exons ATGATCCGTGATCCTGGCGGTACAAGCCCGAACGAGAATCAAG ATTCTCCCCCTTCGCCCAAGTATGATCGGATACTGGGGCGGCCGCCACCCCCGGACGATATGGAAATTCCGCTGGACATGACCGTTCGGCGCAAGGACTCGTCCGATGGGCAGGGATCGCCGACGGGCGCGGATCAGTCGCGGGACGAACCGATCAATCTAAACGTGCGCCCGAGCGTCATTACGAaggcaccgccaccaccgatAAAGAAGCGCATTAGTCACATACACACCAACG GTGAGATTGTGCTTAAAAGTAGCGTGAGGACaacgaccgccaccaccgtcGAATCGGCCCCGATCGTGAACGTTTCCTCCACGTACTGTGATGTGTCGATCGAGGAACACTTCCGCCGTTCGCTCGGCCCAACGTACAGCTCGATCTACGGCGacaagcatcagcagcagcagcagcagcagccatcgTCTTTGAATGTGTtgaacaacaacatcagcacgGGTGGGGCGGGACCGCCATCGTTTGTCCCCGATTCGCCGGTGCATCACGTGCCACCGCAGAAGGTGCATCCACTGCCGCTTCCGCTGCTGTTGCAAAAACACAGCATGGAAACGGGCGATTCGTTACCACTGACTGTCACCGGTCcccctggtggtggtggtgggatgcgaaaccacagcagcagcagcatcagctccAGCTCGTCCGTCAGCTCGAACAGCAGCATATCGAGCAGCTTGAGCAATACCAGCGgcatcagcagcggcggcagcagcagcaacaacaataacaacaacaacaacaacaataacaacaacgcCAACCACATCAGTATCAGACCGCCGCTCGGTGCGGGGATACGTGTGGTGGCGCCCGAAACGATCGAGCTGAAGCTGTCGAGCGATCCGGCCCTGCCGGTACCGCTCGTGCCGGCCACCGTCATGCCACCGTCGCCCGGTGCTCCCTCGTCGGCGGCCAGCGTAGCGGCCATCTCGCTAACCTCACCGAAACActtgcaccagcagcagcccccGCCGGCCATCTCGCCGGCCTCGCTCACCACCACGATGTCGCTGTCATCCTCCTCGCCGGCCTCATCGCTGGCATCATCACCTGCGCCGTTCCATGcaacgctgcagcagcagcagcagcagcagcaccaacaaaaGAGGCCCGACTCTGGCGAAGAGGTCGACGATCATTTCGCGAAAGCGCTCGGCGAAACGTGGAAGAAGATCCAGGAAAGCAATATGAATTTGTGA
- the LOC121599775 gene encoding drebrin-like protein A, producing MSVDLQKHRDAIVAAWKSVCDRKCATNWALFGYEGQTNVLKVQETGEDGISELAAELNSGKIQYAFLRVDNSETGIAKFVFINWQGEGAPIARKGTCAKHVRDVTNLLHGAHITVHATNEDDVEEARILEKLQKVVVNDFKVKDYSQAIDSPKPVGTNYSRVNPTKEINPAERDEFWRKEEEEEKHRLQAEYERKLNETVLLEEERRKREEREFEKREGAATAAASVSSASPVSSDRSYARQASDQSKTEREREIKQVVEASAKVSSAKARFLNSTAQLSPTHIQAEVAQELTEPPFSPTASFEERSIINELKAELESERQNGTDTPPALAAEEEPPAVVVPAGEPVLSPEEVPEVAAGQYFDPNATIDLSDEDNMIRARALYDYQAADDSEISFDPDDIITHIDQIDEGWWQGLAPDGTYGLFPANYVELI from the exons ATGTCGGTCGATCTGCAGAAGCACCGGGATGCCATCGTCGCGGCGTGGAAGTCGGTTTGCGACCGGAAGTGTGCCACCAACTGGGCCCTGTTCGGGTACGAGGGCCAGACGAACGTGCTGAAGGTGCAGGAGACGGGCGAGGACGGGATTTCGGAGCTGGCGGCCGAGCTGAACTCGGGCAAAATTCAGTACGCCTTCCTGCGGGTGGACAACAGCGAAACGGGCATCGCAAAGTTTGTGTTCATCAACTGGCAG GGTGAAGGTGCACCGATTGCCAGGAAGGGAACGTGTGCGAAACACGTGCGGGATGTAACGAACCTGCTGCACGGTGCCCACATTACGGTGCACGCGACCAACGAGGATGACGTGGAGGAGGCACGCATACTGGAGAAGCTGCAGAAGGTGGTGGTGAACGACTTCAAAGTAAAGGATTACTCACAAGCGATCG ATTCACCCAAACCGGTGGGCACGAATTACAGCCGAGTCAATCCCACCAAGGAGATCAATCCGGCCGAACGGGATGAGTTTTGGCGcaaggaggaagaggaggagaagcATCGCTTGCAGGCGGAGTACGAGCGTAAGCTTAATGAAACAGTATTGCTAGAGGAG GAACGACGCAAACGAGAGGAGCGAGAGTTTGAAAAGCGCGAAGGTGCGGCAACAGCCGCTGCCAGCGTCTCGTCGGCTTCGCCCGTCTCCTCCGACCGCAGCTACGCCCGCCAGGCGTCCGACCAGAGCAAAACGGAGCGCGAGCGGGAAATTAAACAGGTGGTCGAGGCGAGCGCGAAGGTGAGCAGCGCCAAGGCACGCTTCCTGAACAGCACCGCCCAGCTAAGCCCGACGCACATTCAGGCCGAGGTGGCGCAGGAGCTAACCGAACCACCGTTCTCGCCGACGGCATCTTTCGAAGAACGCAGTATTATCAACGAGCTCAAGGCGGAGCTGGAAAGCGAGCGCCAAAATGGGACCGACACGCCCCCGGCGCTGGCGGCGGAAGAGGAACcaccggcggtggtggtgccggcCGGCGAACCCGTCCTGTCGCCGGAAGAGGTGCCGGAGGTGGCCGCCGGCCAGTACTTTGACCCGAACGCAACGATCGACCTGTCGGACGAGGACAACATGATACGGGCGCGGGCACTGTACGACTACCAGGCGGCGGACGATTCGGAGATCAGCTTCGATCCGGACGACATCATCACGCACATCGATCAGATCGACGAGGGCTGGTGGCAGGGCCTGGCCCCGGACGGCACGTACGGCCTGTTCCCGGCGAACTACGTCGAGCTCatttaa
- the LOC121599778 gene encoding LOW QUALITY PROTEIN: transient receptor potential cation channel subfamily V member 5 (The sequence of the model RefSeq protein was modified relative to this genomic sequence to represent the inferred CDS: inserted 1 base in 1 codon), whose protein sequence is MGNTESNVTSGVKKQAGVSTQALYKFVNLKGGGLLVDMMKRAIQNKQYAEIDHAIKTKVEPFLYNKGKGKYIPVSVLVLLRNRERPRHKQLPEIRAMENPEEDFDIDAVCPEVSEAEYYLNPSGYREVCWNIKERGAVGETILHLCLLNATSLHADLAKRLLRFYPKLINDVYMCDEYYGENVLHLAIVNEDPAMVKYLLDHNADVNERCCGTFMCPEDQKASRYDTPETEVVQMVQVTNYDGYVYWGEYPLTFAACLGQEECYRLVLARGADPDNKDFNGNTVLHMLVIYEKIATFDMGYEVGSSLSIRNHQNLTPLTLAAKLGRVEMFFHIMNIEREIYWQLGSITCAAYPLGLIDTIDVETGNINKDSALNLVAFGDKDEHLDLLDGVLIDLLKTKWNTFVKDKFYRQFFMFFCYFCVSLVSFTLRNGPPPAEDDDGKESEAGGNKTAAVTKEDLRRQLWNETTLEDTLAARATEVATRWVXFDPAEMDDEGLFFNSNCHTMDYDGVEGKVRLISEMIILVGSFLYLLAALRELKFLGRKMFFENLMTAPSRVMFLFSCCIMMIVPFLKVLCFTELEDHVAVTIMLTTAPYFLFFCRGFKTVGPFVVMIYRMVMGDLLRFVVIYLVFVMGFSQAYYIVFLSYKPDEEGDPNPMPSPIESIVAMFLMSLTNFGDYYGALENTDHEMCAKILFVLFMVIVAVLLVNMLIAMMGNTYQKIAETKNEWQRQWARIVLVVERGVPPKERLKNLMSYSQPMSDGRRALVLRLNMTEEDKEEMKEILEMKRVHERLSIKRQVERDARAEQRRLLREKYLNMSS, encoded by the exons ATGGGAAATACCGAGAGCAATGTGACCAGTGGCGTTAAGAAGCAGGCCGGAGTGTCCACCCAGGCGCTGTACAAGTTCGTCAACCTGAAGGGCGGCGGTCTGCTGGTGGACATGATGAAGCGCGCGATACAGAACAAGCAGTACGCCGAGATTGATCATGCGATCAAGACGAAGGTGGAGCCGTTTCTGTACAACAAGGGCAAGGGGAAGTATATCCCCGTgtcggtgctggtgctgttaCGAAACCGGGAGCGGCCGCGCCACAAGCAGCTGCCCGAGATCCGGGCGATGGAGAACCCGGAGGAGGACTTTGACATCGATGCGGTCTGTCCGGAAGTGAGCGAAGCCGAGTACTACCTAAACCCTTCCGGCTATCGGGAGGTGTGCTGGAACATAAAG GAACGTGGCGCTGTGGGAGAGACAATTCTACACCTTTGCCTACTGAACGCCACTTCCCTGCATGCGGACCTAGCCAAACGACTGCTGCGCTTCTATCCCAAGCTCATCAACGACGTGTACATGTGCGACGAGTACTACGGTGAGAATGTCCTGCATCTCGCGATCGTGAACGAAGATCCTGCCATGGTGAAGTATCTGCTCGATCACAACGCGGACGTAAACGAGCGCTGCTGCGGTACGTTCATGTGCCCGGAAGATCAGAAAGCCTCCCGCTACGATACGCCCGAAACGGAGGTCGTCCAGATGGTGCAGGTGACGAACTACGACGGCTACGTGTACTGGGGCGAGTACCCGCTCACCTTTGCCGCCTGTCTCGGGCAGGAGGAGTGCTACCGGCTGGTGCTGGCCCGCGGCGCCGACCCGGACAACAAAGACTTCAACGGCAACACGGTGCTGCACATGCTGGTGATATACGAGAAGATTGCCACGTTCGACATGGGGTACGAGgtgggttcgtcgcttagcATCCGCAACCACCAGAACCTGACGCCGCTGACGCTGGCGGCCAAGCTCGGCCGGGTGGAGATGTTCTTTCACATCATGAACATCGAGCGCGAGATCTACTGGCAGCTGGGCAGCATCACGTGCGCCGCCTATCCGCTCGGCCTGATCGACACGATCGACGTGGAGACGGGCAACATTAACAAAGATTCCGCCCTGAATCTGGTGGCGTTCGGCGACAAGGACGAGCATCTTGATCTGCTAGATGGGGTGCTGATCGATCTGCTCAAGACGAAGTGGAACACGTTCGTGAAGGACAAGTTCTATCGGCAGTTTTTCATGTTCTTCTGCTACTTTTGCGTGTCGCTGGTGAGCTTCACGCTGCGCAACGGACCACCACCGGCGGAGGATGACGATGGGAAGGAGAGCGAGGCAGGGGGGAATAAAACGGCTGCTGTCACGAAGGAAGATCTTCGCCGGCAGCTGTGGAACGAAACGACACTAGAGGATACGCTGGCTGC CAGAGCAACGGAAGTGGCGACGCGATGGG AGTTTGATCCTGCCGAGATGGACGACGAGGGTCTGTTCTTCAACTCCAACTGCCACACGATGGATTACGACGGTGTGGAGGGCAAGGTGCGTCTCATATCGGAGATGATCATACTGGTCGGTTCGTTTCTGTATCTGCTCGCTGCCTTGCGGGAGTTGAAGTTTCTTGGGCGGAAAATGTTCTTCGAAAATCTT ATGACAGCACCATCGAGGGTTATGTTTCTGTTTTCCTGCTGCATAATGATGATCGTACCGTTTCTGAAGGTTCTCTGCTTTACGGAGCTGGAAGATCACGTAGCCGTAACGATCATGCTGACGACGGCGCCCTATTTTCTATTCTTCTGTCG TGGCTTCAAAACGGTCGGACCGTTCGTGGTGATGATATACCGCATGGTGATGGGCGATCTGTTGCGGTTCGTCGTCATCTATCTGGTGTTTGTGATGGGCTTCTCGCAGGCGTACTACATCGTGTTTCTCTCCTACAAGCCGGACGAGGAAGGCGACCCAAACCCGATGCCGTCGCCGATCGAGTCGATCGTAGCGATGTTTCTGATGTCGCTGACCAACTTTGGCGATTACTATGGCGCACTGGAGAACACCGACCACGAGATGTGCGCAAAG ATCTTGTTCGTGCTGTTCATGGTGATCGTTGCCGTGCTGTTGGTGAACATGTTGATCGCTATGATGGGCAACACGTACCAGAAGATTGCGGAAACGAAGAACGAGTGGCAGCGCCAGTGGGCCCGCATCGTGCTCGTCGTCGAGCGTGGCGTCCCGCCGAAGGAGCGGCTCAAGAACCTGATGTCGTACAGCCAACCGATGTCGGACGGGCGCCGTGCGCTGGTGCTACGATTAAACATGACG gaGGAAGATAAGGAAGAGATGAAGGAGATACTCGAAATGAAGCGCGTCCACGAGCGGCTCTCCATAAAGCGGCAGGTCGAGCGGGATGCACGGGCCGAGCAGCGTCGGCTGCTGCGCGAGAAGTACTTGAATATGTCTTCATGA